A genome region from Geodermatophilus bullaregiensis includes the following:
- a CDS encoding phosphorothioated DNA-binding restriction endonuclease, which translates to MADADARTRAVLGRLAALRQHQQDGRRSPHKPLLVLLALSRFAASGSSELPWDVAERELAELIQEFGPASKTPRAQSAAYPFTRLRSDGVWTLDRDVPMDNVGPLRAGVTGRLEASLEAALRSRPGLVDDVARGLVEAHFPATVAPDVLVAVGLDPELLHGGTVAPGTGRRRSSSWPARVLEAWDRQCAFCGFDGQVGGVPVGLEAAHIRWFTVDGPDELDNGLALCSLHHKLFDRGVLGLDDDLALVVSQRFSARTSHGRAIYELHGRRLQPRPGTPTPAARHVVWHREQVFHGLPLAA; encoded by the coding sequence GTGGCAGATGCTGATGCCCGGACCCGAGCCGTCCTCGGTCGGCTGGCCGCGCTGCGACAGCACCAGCAGGACGGCAGGCGCTCCCCGCACAAGCCGCTGCTGGTACTCCTGGCGCTGAGCCGGTTTGCAGCCAGCGGATCGAGCGAGCTGCCGTGGGACGTCGCCGAGCGAGAGCTCGCGGAACTCATCCAGGAGTTCGGCCCGGCGTCGAAGACTCCACGAGCCCAGAGCGCCGCCTATCCCTTCACCCGCTTGCGGTCGGACGGTGTGTGGACGCTGGACCGGGACGTGCCCATGGACAACGTCGGCCCGCTGCGGGCCGGTGTGACCGGCCGACTGGAGGCGTCGCTGGAGGCGGCACTGCGGTCACGTCCCGGGCTGGTCGACGACGTCGCTCGCGGGCTCGTCGAGGCCCACTTCCCCGCCACGGTCGCACCCGACGTCCTGGTCGCCGTCGGGCTCGACCCCGAACTCCTCCACGGCGGCACGGTCGCGCCTGGAACGGGTCGGCGGAGGAGCAGCTCGTGGCCGGCGCGGGTGCTGGAGGCGTGGGACCGCCAGTGCGCGTTCTGCGGCTTCGACGGCCAGGTCGGCGGCGTGCCGGTGGGCCTGGAGGCGGCGCACATCCGCTGGTTCACCGTCGACGGGCCGGACGAGCTCGACAACGGCCTGGCGCTGTGCTCGCTGCACCACAAGCTCTTCGACCGCGGTGTGCTTGGCCTCGACGACGACCTGGCGCTGGTGGTGTCCCAGCGCTTCTCCGCTCGAACCTCCCACGGCCGAGCCATCTACGAGCTCCACGGTCGTCGGCTCCAACCGCGCCCAGGGACACCGACGCCAGCCGCGCGACACGTCGTCTGGCACCGCGAGCAGGTCTTTCACGGGCTACCACTGGCCGCATGA
- a CDS encoding DUF4407 domain-containing protein, with product MAGRRRLGDGLAVLGGARPDLLAAAPGARSRFVALGGVLLSTGGLAVASAAFALHMALGVWWPFALLLGLGWGAVVVNLDRMLLVGMAHDSSLKRNLALAVPRVGLALVLGVVVATPLTLQVFHKEIDAEITVMQAEAADAYRQSLEFDARFTGLAELEERVATEQDVVASGGATDVALAAVQAEVTAKQAAYDAALATQRDLEARAQCELDGTCGTGDAGTGAAYVQARAAADAQAAVVAGARSELDAALSTADGAESRSADLAAAALATDSAELARLNAELDRLQSAFDATNEGSGGILLRLEALDRLSDRNATLAVAKFMLSLLFMCVEILPVLMKVLLNFGPPTAYDRLAAMRDSGDLDIEELQQQSRRTVAEAKEELLVMAEQERLDRQKAAIRARHLAALAQAQLDAEDAARPTSQPAPPAEEPGRQLWDTGPIRLARTAARTLRTSRRPSDRIAV from the coding sequence ATGGCTGGACGACGACGGCTCGGGGACGGCCTCGCGGTCCTCGGCGGCGCGCGGCCCGACCTGCTCGCGGCGGCGCCCGGTGCGCGCTCGCGGTTCGTCGCGCTCGGCGGCGTCCTGCTCAGCACCGGCGGCCTCGCCGTCGCCTCGGCGGCCTTCGCGCTGCACATGGCCCTCGGCGTGTGGTGGCCGTTCGCGCTGCTGCTCGGCCTGGGGTGGGGCGCCGTTGTGGTCAACCTGGACCGGATGCTGCTGGTCGGCATGGCCCACGACTCCTCGCTCAAGCGCAACCTCGCGCTCGCCGTCCCGCGGGTGGGCCTGGCGCTGGTGCTCGGCGTCGTCGTCGCCACGCCGCTGACGCTGCAGGTGTTCCACAAGGAGATCGACGCCGAGATCACCGTCATGCAGGCCGAGGCCGCCGACGCCTACCGGCAGTCGCTGGAGTTCGACGCGCGCTTCACCGGGCTGGCCGAGCTGGAGGAGCGGGTCGCCACCGAGCAGGACGTCGTCGCCAGCGGCGGCGCCACCGACGTCGCTCTGGCCGCCGTGCAGGCCGAGGTGACCGCGAAGCAGGCCGCCTACGACGCGGCGCTGGCCACCCAGCGCGACCTCGAGGCCCGCGCCCAGTGCGAGCTCGACGGCACCTGCGGCACCGGCGACGCCGGAACCGGCGCCGCTTACGTGCAGGCCCGTGCGGCCGCCGACGCGCAGGCCGCCGTCGTCGCCGGTGCGCGCTCGGAGCTGGACGCCGCCCTGTCGACGGCGGACGGCGCCGAGTCGCGCAGTGCCGACCTCGCCGCCGCTGCGCTGGCCACCGACTCCGCCGAGCTGGCGCGGCTGAACGCCGAGCTCGACCGGCTGCAGTCGGCGTTCGACGCCACCAACGAGGGCTCCGGCGGCATCCTGCTGCGGCTCGAGGCGCTCGACCGGCTCAGCGACCGCAACGCGACGCTCGCCGTGGCCAAGTTCATGCTGTCGCTGCTGTTCATGTGCGTGGAGATCCTCCCCGTGCTCATGAAGGTGCTGCTCAACTTCGGCCCGCCCACCGCCTACGACCGGCTCGCCGCGATGCGCGACTCCGGCGACCTGGACATCGAGGAGCTGCAGCAGCAGTCGCGGCGCACCGTGGCCGAGGCCAAGGAGGAGCTGCTGGTGATGGCCGAGCAGGAGCGTCTCGACCGGCAGAAGGCCGCCATCCGCGCCCGCCACCTCGCCGCCCTGGCTCAGGCCCAGCTCGACGCCGAGGACGCCGCCCGGCCGACGTCGCAGCCTGCGCCGCCGGCCGAGGAGCCCGGCCGGCAGCTGTGGGACACCGGCCCGATCCGCCTGGCCCGCACGGCCGCGCGGACGCTCCGGACCTCCCGCCGCCCGTCCGACCGCATCGCGGTCTGA
- a CDS encoding AAA family ATPase yields MSASFRSTLDHMFKARFPLLYVESFEEQRVISEVASVASGLRTPRGVWTWSVTEGLVSPNGSTDRCSSRDAAAALEAAARVDEPAVFVFRDLHTSLGDGNRPADPTVVRRLRDLAYAFKSGAAPRALVLLSPLLRIPPELEKDVTLLDFPLPRESEIGQLLESMISTNLAGGRIQVDLDDRGKEKLAKAALGLTVGEAENAFARAMVNDGRLTADDVDVVLEEKRQTIRKSGLLEFIPVDVELDDVGGLQNLKRWLAKRNDSWLAEASAYGLPAPKGVLITGVPGCGKSLTAKAIASAWGLPLLRMDIGRVFSGLVGSSEQNMRTGIATAEAISPCVLWIDEIEKGFAGVGGGGDSGTSSRVFGSFLTWMQEKSRPVFVIATANNIDRLPPEFLRKGRFDEIFFVDLPTRSERCDIWGIQLLKRVRSDEVRGRLDSDRQLLDALADQSEGYSGAEIEQAVTAGLFDAFAERRPLRGDDLLRALRNMVPLSVTQAEQIQAVREWADVRAVAASAAEPALVSGAATPGVLGHAPTAPARGGRFVDF; encoded by the coding sequence GTGAGCGCATCCTTCCGCTCGACGCTCGATCACATGTTCAAGGCGCGGTTCCCCCTCCTCTACGTCGAGAGCTTCGAGGAGCAGCGGGTCATCTCCGAGGTCGCCTCCGTCGCATCAGGCCTGCGCACACCGCGCGGCGTCTGGACGTGGTCGGTAACCGAGGGGCTCGTCTCGCCCAACGGGTCGACGGACCGGTGCAGCAGCCGGGACGCCGCTGCCGCGCTCGAGGCCGCGGCGCGGGTCGACGAGCCGGCCGTCTTCGTGTTCCGGGACCTGCACACGTCGCTCGGTGACGGCAATCGGCCTGCGGACCCCACCGTCGTCCGGCGCCTCCGCGACCTGGCGTACGCCTTCAAGTCCGGAGCGGCGCCGCGTGCCCTGGTGCTGCTGTCCCCGCTGCTGCGCATCCCCCCGGAGTTGGAGAAGGACGTGACGCTGCTCGACTTCCCGCTACCCCGGGAGTCGGAGATCGGTCAGCTCCTTGAGAGCATGATCAGCACGAACCTGGCCGGTGGGCGCATCCAGGTCGACCTGGACGACCGCGGCAAGGAGAAGCTGGCCAAGGCAGCCCTCGGTCTCACGGTGGGCGAGGCGGAGAACGCCTTCGCCCGCGCCATGGTCAACGACGGACGGCTGACCGCCGACGACGTCGACGTGGTGCTGGAGGAGAAGCGGCAGACCATCCGCAAGTCCGGGCTGCTCGAGTTCATCCCGGTCGACGTCGAGCTGGACGACGTCGGGGGCCTGCAGAACCTCAAGCGGTGGCTGGCCAAGCGGAACGACTCGTGGCTCGCCGAGGCATCGGCCTACGGGCTCCCGGCCCCCAAGGGCGTCCTGATCACCGGGGTTCCCGGCTGCGGCAAGTCCCTGACCGCGAAGGCGATCGCCTCAGCCTGGGGTCTCCCGCTGCTCCGCATGGACATCGGCCGGGTCTTCTCCGGACTCGTCGGCTCCAGCGAGCAGAACATGCGGACCGGCATCGCCACGGCCGAGGCCATCTCACCGTGCGTCCTCTGGATCGACGAGATCGAGAAGGGCTTCGCCGGCGTTGGCGGCGGCGGTGACTCGGGGACCTCGTCCCGGGTGTTCGGCTCGTTCCTGACCTGGATGCAGGAGAAGTCGCGTCCCGTGTTCGTGATCGCCACCGCCAACAACATCGACCGGCTCCCGCCGGAGTTCCTACGCAAGGGACGATTTGACGAGATCTTCTTCGTCGACCTGCCGACGCGGTCCGAGCGGTGCGACATCTGGGGCATCCAGCTGTTGAAGCGGGTCCGCAGCGACGAGGTGCGCGGTCGGCTCGACAGCGACCGGCAACTGCTCGACGCCCTGGCCGATCAGAGCGAGGGCTACTCCGGCGCCGAGATCGAGCAGGCGGTCACGGCAGGGTTGTTCGACGCCTTCGCCGAGCGTCGCCCGCTGCGGGGGGACGACCTGCTCCGGGCGCTCCGGAACATGGTGCCCCTCTCGGTCACGCAGGCCGAGCAGATCCAGGCCGTGCGCGAGTGGGCCGACGTGCGGGCCGTTGCGGCCAGTGCAGCGGAACCCGCCCTCGTGTCAGGAGCTGCGACGCCTGGGGTTTTGGGGCACGCACCCACGGCCCCGGCCCGCGGCGGCCGGTTCGTCGACTTCTGA
- a CDS encoding FitA-like ribbon-helix-helix domain-containing protein — MPVSMTIRDVPDETRDELAARAARAGQSLQEYVRAQLNELARRPSPVDLWDRVEHRVRTTGSRLAAEEITQLRDDDRR; from the coding sequence GTGCCCGTGTCGATGACCATCCGCGACGTGCCGGACGAGACGCGCGATGAGCTCGCCGCGCGTGCCGCTCGCGCGGGGCAGTCGCTGCAGGAGTACGTGCGCGCGCAGCTGAACGAGCTGGCGCGGCGTCCCAGTCCCGTGGATCTCTGGGACCGGGTCGAGCACCGGGTCAGGACGACGGGGAGCCGGCTGGCGGCCGAGGAGATCACCCAGCTCCGCGACGACGACCGACGGTGA
- a CDS encoding ester cyclase yields MTTPAELVERARQRWNAGDLPGYLELYAEDLRFHGVEPDPMDKAAVAAFYGQFWSAMGAPGRPNPHLEFHQQLTDGDMFGGRFVVSGEHRSDFMGVPTTGRPYEFGGVTIMRFRDGQVVERWTTADFLGLMVQLGAIPAPAPA; encoded by the coding sequence ATGACCACTCCCGCCGAACTGGTCGAACGGGCGCGGCAGCGGTGGAACGCCGGGGACCTGCCCGGCTACCTCGAGCTGTACGCCGAGGACCTGCGGTTCCACGGCGTGGAGCCGGATCCGATGGACAAGGCGGCCGTTGCCGCCTTCTACGGGCAGTTCTGGTCGGCAATGGGGGCACCGGGCCGCCCGAACCCGCACCTCGAGTTCCACCAGCAGCTCACGGACGGCGACATGTTCGGCGGCCGGTTCGTCGTGAGCGGTGAGCACCGCAGCGACTTCATGGGCGTGCCCACCACGGGTCGGCCCTACGAGTTCGGGGGCGTCACGATCATGCGGTTTCGCGACGGCCAGGTGGTCGAGCGCTGGACGACTGCCGATTTCCTGGGCCTGATGGTGCAGTTGGGTGCCATCCCGGCCCCCGCTCCCGCCTGA
- a CDS encoding type II toxin-antitoxin system Phd/YefM family antitoxin: MSELSERSVSEARKDLAAVVDQARSTHQPVYLSRRGRRVAAVIAAEDLERLQGLAEDMSDILDAEAARAELRNTAAEPVPWEQVKADLGLT; the protein is encoded by the coding sequence ATGTCCGAGCTGAGCGAGCGCAGCGTCTCCGAGGCGCGCAAGGACCTCGCTGCCGTCGTCGACCAGGCCCGCTCGACTCACCAGCCGGTCTACCTGAGCCGCCGCGGCCGGCGGGTGGCGGCGGTCATCGCCGCGGAAGACCTCGAACGCCTGCAAGGGCTCGCCGAGGACATGTCCGACATCCTCGATGCCGAGGCCGCCCGGGCGGAGCTCCGCAACACGGCGGCCGAGCCGGTGCCCTGGGAGCAGGTGAAGGCCGACCTGGGCCTGACGTGA
- a CDS encoding ComEA family DNA-binding protein, with translation MTYASTDPRFNGLPGRSAENRLLSASWRRRHSLWLLGPLFGLGMVTWASFLYIGWKARRRAWLVAGALYAVATAVGFYFTDGTEGPDGKSNEWLGGFLVALWVGGIVHALLSNRAWLTWRSQDTTPWYAQQAQQPVAGGTVPVPGPPAELSALGIDSSRFYAAAPPSAVPQQPVATLTGDPAPPPPPAPPVAYPAPLGAPTASHAPQAPSSVPPLDINEATEHQLVALPGVTPERAGRLVIARAHRGGFSTVEEFAEVAGLAPHEHQHIRRLVHCSRPASPRPAGGSSGGRVVDF, from the coding sequence ATGACCTACGCCAGTACTGATCCTCGGTTCAACGGGCTTCCTGGGCGATCCGCCGAGAACAGGCTCCTCAGTGCCTCCTGGCGCCGGCGGCACAGCCTCTGGCTGCTCGGTCCCCTCTTCGGCCTCGGCATGGTCACCTGGGCCTCGTTCCTCTACATCGGGTGGAAGGCACGCCGGCGCGCCTGGCTCGTCGCCGGAGCCCTGTACGCGGTCGCCACCGCAGTCGGCTTCTACTTCACCGACGGGACCGAAGGCCCCGACGGGAAGTCGAACGAGTGGTTGGGCGGCTTCCTCGTGGCGTTGTGGGTGGGCGGCATCGTGCACGCGCTGCTCAGTAACCGCGCCTGGCTGACCTGGCGGTCGCAGGACACCACTCCCTGGTACGCCCAGCAGGCGCAGCAACCGGTCGCGGGCGGCACTGTCCCCGTCCCGGGGCCCCCGGCGGAGCTATCGGCACTCGGCATCGACTCGTCACGGTTCTACGCAGCTGCGCCACCGTCGGCTGTCCCGCAGCAACCGGTGGCCACACTGACCGGCGACCCCGCCCCGCCACCTCCGCCGGCGCCTCCAGTGGCGTACCCGGCTCCGCTCGGAGCGCCCACCGCGTCCCACGCGCCTCAGGCCCCCTCCTCGGTCCCACCCCTCGACATCAACGAGGCCACTGAGCACCAGCTCGTGGCACTGCCCGGCGTCACCCCAGAGCGGGCGGGGAGGCTGGTGATCGCTCGCGCTCACCGAGGCGGTTTCAGCACGGTGGAGGAGTTTGCCGAGGTCGCGGGCCTGGCCCCACACGAACACCAGCACATCAGGCGCCTAGTCCACTGCAGCCGTCCTGCGTCCCCTCGTCCGGCGGGCGGGTCGAGTGGCGGACGGGTGGTGGACTTCTGA
- a CDS encoding HAD domain-containing protein, with the protein MRSTWDRPILLLDVDGVLNAPRRELREGWERGVFNGFVLSWDPTVTARLRELHESGRVEIQWLTTWSTDADRLLAEPMGLPRGLRTHARAGAAPVGFLGALDGASGWWKLAMAREVAESEPDRRIVWIDDDLAEQATDTGDWLAAHPHVLVVAPDRAVGLTHAQLDEIEAWL; encoded by the coding sequence ATGCGCTCCACCTGGGACCGTCCGATCCTGCTGCTGGACGTCGACGGTGTGCTCAACGCGCCCCGCCGGGAGCTGCGCGAGGGCTGGGAGCGGGGCGTGTTCAACGGCTTCGTGCTGTCCTGGGACCCGACCGTCACCGCCCGCCTGCGGGAGCTGCACGAGTCGGGCCGGGTGGAGATCCAGTGGCTGACCACCTGGTCCACGGACGCCGACCGGCTGCTTGCCGAACCGATGGGACTGCCGCGCGGGTTGAGGACGCACGCCCGCGCCGGCGCCGCACCGGTCGGGTTCCTCGGGGCGCTCGACGGTGCGTCGGGGTGGTGGAAGCTCGCCATGGCCCGCGAGGTGGCCGAGTCGGAGCCCGACCGCCGGATCGTGTGGATCGACGACGACCTGGCCGAGCAGGCCACCGACACCGGGGACTGGCTGGCCGCTCACCCGCACGTACTGGTGGTCGCCCCTGACCGGGCCGTTGGGCTCACCCACGCCCAGCTCGACGAGATCGAGGCCTGGCTGTAG
- a CDS encoding 4Fe-4S single cluster domain-containing protein, protein MPEGVVGVARLVPVTQAEGPGRRTALWVQGCSIRCPGCFNPQMWTRRGGVKRNVDELASEIIAGATAGDVEGVTILGGEPFEQAAPLARLAALVQAAGLSVMTFTGYELPVLRTWAVGRSDIATLLRSTDLLADGPFLQDRLDVSRPWIGSTNQGLHALTKRYADRLSALNQEADRLEIRVNRDGLVAVNGWADTETLDRLLAGVGRRGDGPRRS, encoded by the coding sequence GTGCCCGAGGGCGTCGTCGGAGTCGCCCGCCTGGTGCCGGTCACCCAGGCGGAAGGCCCCGGCCGGCGCACCGCCTTATGGGTCCAGGGCTGCTCTATCCGATGTCCAGGTTGTTTCAACCCGCAGATGTGGACCCGGCGCGGGGGTGTGAAACGCAACGTCGACGAGCTCGCGAGCGAGATCATCGCCGGCGCCACGGCCGGGGACGTCGAGGGCGTCACGATTCTCGGTGGTGAACCGTTCGAACAAGCGGCTCCGTTGGCGCGACTGGCTGCCCTGGTGCAGGCGGCTGGGTTGTCGGTGATGACCTTCACCGGCTACGAACTCCCCGTGCTCCGGACCTGGGCGGTCGGTCGCTCCGACATCGCGACGCTGCTCCGGTCCACCGATCTGCTCGCGGACGGCCCATTTCTCCAGGACCGGCTGGATGTCTCCAGGCCGTGGATCGGGTCCACCAACCAGGGGCTGCACGCTCTCACCAAACGCTACGCCGACCGCTTGTCCGCGCTGAATCAAGAGGCCGACCGCCTCGAGATCAGGGTCAACCGCGATGGATTGGTCGCCGTCAACGGCTGGGCCGACACGGAGACGTTGGACCGTCTGCTCGCAGGTGTCGGACGCCGGGGAGACGGTCCGCGACGCTCCTGA
- a CDS encoding DUF2997 domain-containing protein has product MTDPVELHVRVGVDGVVTAETRKVTGVACLDYIAVLEDLLEATTTDSAYTADYTRTATQQELDNRNDLRQY; this is encoded by the coding sequence ATGACCGATCCCGTGGAGCTGCACGTCCGCGTCGGGGTCGACGGGGTCGTCACCGCGGAGACCAGGAAGGTCACCGGTGTCGCCTGCCTCGACTACATCGCCGTGCTGGAGGACCTCCTCGAGGCCACCACCACCGACAGCGCCTACACCGCCGACTACACCCGAACCGCCACACAGCAGGAGCTGGACAACCGCAATGACCTACGCCAGTACTGA
- a CDS encoding type II toxin-antitoxin system VapC family toxin, giving the protein MTIVVDSSVVVAALVDDGPDGAWARHGLRGEVLAAPAHLHVEVSNVLRRAVLTQRLGRDAAALAHRDLVLLSVTTFPFEPLSDRVWALHPTVTAYDAAYVALAEELDADLWTLDRRLAGASGPRCRFRTPVG; this is encoded by the coding sequence GTGACGATCGTCGTCGACTCATCCGTCGTGGTCGCGGCGCTGGTGGACGACGGCCCGGACGGCGCCTGGGCCCGTCACGGCCTCCGCGGCGAGGTCCTCGCGGCACCGGCGCACCTCCACGTCGAGGTGTCGAACGTCCTCCGGCGTGCCGTGCTGACGCAGCGACTGGGGCGCGACGCCGCGGCGCTGGCCCACCGTGACCTCGTGCTCCTGTCGGTGACGACCTTCCCGTTCGAGCCGCTGAGCGACCGCGTCTGGGCGCTGCACCCCACCGTGACCGCTTACGACGCCGCCTACGTCGCCCTCGCCGAGGAGCTGGACGCCGACCTGTGGACCCTCGACCGCAGGCTCGCTGGAGCGTCCGGGCCGCGGTGCCGCTTCCGGACCCCTGTCGGCTGA
- a CDS encoding ribbon-helix-helix protein, CopG family, giving the protein MTLRLDEQETEALRRRAELEGRSMQDVARQAVRDYIERNSKRELLDRVLDRELPRCAEALERLGQ; this is encoded by the coding sequence ATGACTCTCCGTCTCGACGAGCAGGAGACCGAGGCCCTGCGCCGCAGGGCGGAGCTGGAGGGCCGGTCGATGCAGGACGTCGCCCGACAGGCGGTCCGCGACTACATCGAGCGGAACAGCAAGCGCGAGCTGCTCGACCGGGTCCTCGACCGGGAGCTCCCCCGCTGTGCCGAGGCCCTGGAGCGGCTCGGCCAGTGA
- a CDS encoding cupin domain-containing protein, which yields MTEQHADGWHQPLRHIRAGDLTGDTGQTSGMTRREAVSAKTVGAQRVWMGQTHVAPRTSSGDHHHGDSETAIHVLRGHPVFVFAQDGEEVRLPTGPGDYVFVPPHTPHREENPTDEEAVVVIARSSQEAIVVNLPGLT from the coding sequence ATGACCGAGCAGCACGCCGACGGCTGGCACCAGCCGCTGCGGCACATCCGGGCCGGCGACCTCACCGGCGACACCGGCCAGACCAGCGGCATGACCCGGCGCGAGGCGGTGTCGGCCAAGACGGTCGGCGCCCAACGGGTGTGGATGGGGCAGACGCACGTCGCCCCACGGACGTCGTCCGGCGACCACCACCACGGCGACTCCGAGACCGCGATCCACGTGCTGCGCGGCCACCCGGTGTTCGTCTTCGCGCAGGACGGCGAGGAGGTGCGGCTGCCCACCGGGCCGGGTGACTACGTCTTCGTGCCACCGCACACCCCGCACCGCGAGGAGAACCCGACCGACGAGGAGGCCGTCGTCGTCATCGCCCGCAGCAGCCAGGAGGCGATCGTGGTCAACCTGCCCGGGCTGACCTGA
- a CDS encoding SRPBCC family protein, translating into MSASREIAAGAGRIFELIADPAQQPRWDGNDNLAAAADGQRVRAVGAVFRTTLTMGSVRENHVVEFEEGRLIAWRPAEPGDQPPGHLWRWELEPIDPSRTRVTHAYDWSRLTDEERLPRARATTADRLQASLARLAALAERG; encoded by the coding sequence GTGAGCGCCAGTCGCGAGATCGCGGCCGGCGCCGGACGTATCTTCGAGCTCATCGCCGATCCGGCCCAGCAGCCCCGCTGGGACGGCAACGACAACCTGGCCGCGGCTGCCGACGGCCAGCGGGTCCGGGCCGTGGGTGCGGTGTTCCGCACGACGCTCACCATGGGCAGCGTCCGGGAGAACCACGTCGTCGAGTTCGAGGAGGGCCGGCTCATCGCGTGGCGCCCCGCGGAACCGGGCGACCAGCCGCCGGGGCACCTCTGGCGGTGGGAGCTCGAGCCGATCGACCCGTCGCGGACACGCGTCACCCACGCCTACGACTGGTCCCGGCTGACCGACGAGGAGCGCCTCCCGCGCGCGCGGGCGACCACGGCCGACCGGCTCCAGGCCTCGCTCGCCCGGCTTGCCGCCCTCGCCGAGCGCGGCTGA
- a CDS encoding type II toxin-antitoxin system RelE family toxin, with the protein MIYQIRLAPAAVRQLRKLDPPGRRRVQAAIDLLADDPRPPGARPLVGGAGEWRVRTGDFRIVYDIRDRELLVLVVKIGHRRDVYERR; encoded by the coding sequence GTGATCTACCAGATCCGGCTCGCGCCGGCCGCCGTCCGTCAGTTGCGCAAGCTCGACCCGCCGGGTCGCCGGCGGGTCCAGGCGGCCATCGACCTCCTGGCCGATGACCCTCGTCCGCCGGGAGCACGGCCACTGGTCGGCGGAGCCGGGGAGTGGCGGGTGCGGACCGGCGACTTCCGCATCGTCTATGACATCCGCGACCGGGAGTTGCTGGTCCTGGTCGTCAAGATCGGTCACCGGAGAGACGTCTATGAGCGGCGGTGA
- a CDS encoding trypsin-like serine protease translates to MRKTVTTVALASALVLAGGTAAQAITGNFTDDHEHEYVGLAVFYNPDGTASHRCSGSLLTDRVFLTAGHCVTLDDEGTVATSARVYFEQDVQADVPGYPESGGATSHEIYSYGYEGLDEIPETRDAGLLLLDAPVQTVYPGIDEYASLATAGALERYKAAHPGNSATTTISGYGVQESNGSRTKTVAYRERLTAQSFIIGLNGTNAGGYNVKLSTNPGDGRGGTCFGDSGGPILIGDTVTAVNSFVVNGACAGTGFAYRTDTADVIAFILAKAGSEAGEIQFDDVA, encoded by the coding sequence ATGCGGAAGACCGTGACCACGGTGGCGCTGGCATCGGCGCTGGTGCTCGCCGGGGGGACCGCCGCGCAGGCGATCACGGGCAACTTCACCGACGACCACGAGCACGAGTACGTGGGCCTCGCCGTCTTCTACAACCCCGACGGGACCGCCTCGCACCGCTGCTCCGGCAGCCTGCTCACCGACCGGGTGTTCCTCACGGCCGGGCACTGCGTGACCCTCGACGACGAGGGCACCGTGGCCACCAGCGCGCGGGTCTACTTCGAGCAGGACGTCCAGGCCGACGTCCCGGGCTACCCGGAGTCGGGCGGCGCGACGTCGCACGAGATCTACTCGTACGGCTACGAGGGCCTCGACGAGATCCCGGAGACCAGGGACGCCGGCCTCCTGCTCCTCGACGCCCCGGTGCAGACCGTGTACCCGGGGATCGACGAGTACGCCTCGCTGGCCACCGCCGGCGCGCTGGAGCGGTACAAGGCCGCGCACCCGGGCAACTCGGCGACGACCACGATCTCGGGCTACGGCGTGCAGGAGAGCAACGGCAGCCGGACCAAGACGGTGGCCTACCGGGAGCGGCTGACCGCCCAGAGCTTCATCATCGGGCTCAACGGCACCAACGCCGGCGGCTACAACGTGAAGCTGTCGACCAACCCGGGCGACGGCCGCGGCGGCACGTGCTTCGGGGACTCCGGCGGCCCGATCCTCATCGGTGACACGGTGACCGCAGTCAACTCGTTCGTGGTGAACGGCGCCTGCGCCGGGACGGGCTTCGCGTACCGGACCGACACCGCGGACGTCATCGCCTTCATCCTCGCGAAGGCCGGGTCCGAGGCGGGCGAGATCCAGTTCGACGACGTCGCCTGA